A single Diachasmimorpha longicaudata isolate KC_UGA_2023 chromosome 10, iyDiaLong2, whole genome shotgun sequence DNA region contains:
- the LOC135166727 gene encoding C-1-tetrahydrofolate synthase, cytoplasmic isoform X1, which produces MSKILQVFKSFNRRMATDVRGVVLSGTDLAKEIRDDLTKQVSSLRSKLPDYTPGLAIVQVGGREDSNVYIRMKIKAATEIGINATHVKLPNTTTEMELLSKLDKLNNDPATHGIIVQMPLDSVNRINSHLITDTVSPEKDVDGLNTINEGRVAIGDMTGFLPCTPNGCIELIKKSGVQIAGANAVVLGRSKIVGTPVAELLKWHNATVTVCHSRTRDLSKVVGQADILVVGIGQPEMVKGSWIKPGAVVIDCGINAIPDATKKSGQRLVGDVEYSTAKEVASYITPVPGGVGPMTVAMLMKNTVISAERAAQRLLSTTWNLKPLPLRPQTPVPSDIEISRGQEPKPIVSLAEEIGIFPNEISPYGSKKAKVSLRVLKRLQNQKNGKFVVVAGITPTPFGEGKSTTTLGLVQALTAHRNKNSIATLRQPSMGPTFGVKGGAAGGGYSQVIPMEEFNLHLTGDIHAVTAAHNLLAAQIDARWFHESTQTDKALYDRLVPVIKGVRKFSKIQLNRLIKLGIDKTDPNSLTEEEQSKFARLDIDPERITWPRVVDLNDRFLRKVTIGQSPTEKGRTRETNYRISVGSEIMAILALSTSVEDMKERLGKIVVGFSKAGVPLTAEDFGMTGAMAVLLRDAIEPNLMQSYEGTPVLVHTGPFANIAHGCSSIIADAIALKLVGPEGIVITEAGFGSDIGMEKFFDIKCRTSGHVPNAMVLVTTVRALKMHGGGPTVTPGAPLKKEYVEEHLDLVEKGLPNLLKHIENGNHFGVPVVVAINAHSSDTKAELELVKMAAIKGGARTAVVCNHWAEGGRGALELADAVIAATEESSNFELLYGLECSIEKKIRTIAEKMYGAGEVVLNDKVKGEIEEYKRLGYDKLPLCMAKTSNSLTGDPSVKGAPRGFPLEVNDIFVSTGAGFVVPMVGEIMMMPGLATRPAIYDMDWNNETDEIEGLF; this is translated from the exons ATGTCGAAGATACTCCAAGTATTCAA atCCTTCAACAGGAGAATGGCGACAGATGTAAGAGGTGTTGTTCTCTCCGGAACTGATCTTGCCAA GGAAATTCGAGATGATCTGACAAAACAAGTATCATCCCTCCGTTCAAAATTACCGGACTACACTCCGGGTCTTGCCATTGTCCAGGTAGGTGGACGAGAAGACTCCAACGTCTACATCCGCATGAAGATCAAAGCGGCAACGGAAATCGGGATAAATGCTACTCACGTGAAATTACCGAATACCACCACCGAGATGGAATTGCTCAGTAAACTTGACAAATTGAACAACGATCCGGCTACTCACGGTATTATCGTCCAGATGCCCCTTGATAGCGTCAACAGGATCAACTCTCATCTCATCACAGATACGGTGTCACCTGAGAAGGACGTTGACGG GCTCAATACGATCAATGAGGGTCGAGTGGCGATCGGCGACATGACTGGCTTCCTCCCCTGTACTCCCAATGGATGCATCGAGCTCATAAAAAA AAGTGGAGTGCAAATTGCAGGAGCGAATGCTGTTGTCCTGGGGAGGTCTAAAATAGTGGGCACTCCAGTAGCTGAATTATTAAAGTGGCACAATGCCACCGTCACAGTGTGTCATTCCCGGACAAGGGACTTGTCCAAAGTG GTGGGTCAAGCTGACATCCTCGTCGTTGGAATTGGACAACCGGAGATGGTTAAAGGATCGTGGATCAAACCTGGAGCTGTTGTTATTGACTGTGGAATTAATGCTATTCCAg ACGCGACAAAAAAATCTGGTCAGCGTTTAGTTGGCGATGTGGAGTACTCCACAGCCAAGGAGGTCGCCTCCTACATTACTCCAGTCCCCGGGGGTGTTGGCCCCATGACAGTGGCTATGCTGATGAAGAACACAGTCATCTCCGCGGAACGTGCAGCCCAGCGTCTGCTGTCCACCACGTGGAATCTGAAGCCCTTGCCCCTGAGGCCACAAACACCAGTGCCCAGTGACATCGAGATCTCTAGAGGTCAAGAACCGAAGCCTATCGTCTCCCTCGCAGAGGAAATCGGCATTTTCCCGAACGAGATCAGTCCCTACGGCTCGAAGAAGGCAAAGGTGAGCCTTCGTGTACTTAAGCGCCTTCAGAACCAGAAGAATGGGAAATTCGTGGTGGTTGCAGGCATCACTCCGACGCCTTTCGGCGAGGGCAAGAGCACCACGACCTTGGGACTGGTACAGGCCCTCACAGCCCATCGCAACAAGAACTCTATCGCTACCTTGAGACAGCCGAGCATGGGCCCGACTTTCGGGGTCAAGGGGGGTGCAGCTGGCGGTGGATATTCTCAG GTAATTCCTATGGAGGAGTTCAACCTCCACCTGACCGGTGATATTCACGCGGTGACAGCTGCCCACAATCTCTTGGCAGCCCAAATCGACGCGAGATGGTTCCACGAGTCCACTCAGACCGATAAAGCTCTGTATGATCGTCTAGTTCCCGTCATCAAAGGCGTCAGGAAATTCTCCAAAATTCAGCTAAATCGCCTAATAAAATTGGGCATCGACAAAACCGATCCCAACAGCCTAACTGAGGAGGAGCAGTCAAAGTTCGCCAGATTGGATATAGATCCTGAAAGGATCACCTGGCCCAGAGTAGTCGATCTCAACGATCGCTTCTTGCGAAAG GTGACCATTGGCCAGAGTCCGACTGAAAAAGGTCGCACTCGAGAGACGAATTACCGTATCTCCGTGGGTTCCGAGATCATGGCAATTCTGGCGCTGTCCACCAGCGTCGAGGACATGAAGGAGAGACTGGGAAAGATCGTAGTTGGCTTCTCCAAGGCCGGTGTCCCCCTGACTGCCGAAGACTTCGGTATGACCGGTGCCATGGCAGTTCTCCTACGAGACGCCATCGAGCCCAACCTCATGCAGAGCTACGAAGGAACTCCGGTGCTGGTTCACACTGGACCCTTCGCCAACATCGCCCACGGATGCTCGTCGATAATAGCTGACGCCATAGCTCTCAAGCTCGTGGGACCCGAAGGCATTGTCATCACCGAGGCTGGCTTTGGCTCCGACATCGGAATGGAGAAATTCTTCGACATCAAGTGCAGGACCTCGGGTCACGTGCCCAACGCCATGGTCTTGGTGACGACAGTCAGAGCCTTGAAGATGCACGGGGGAGGTCCAACGGTGACACCTGGCGCACCTCTCAAGAAGGAATACGTGGAGGAGCATTTGGATCTCGTGGAGAAGGGCCTCCCAAATCTCCTCAAGCACATTGAGAATGGAAATCACTTTGGAGTTCCTGTTGTCGTTGCTATCAACGCACATTCTAGTGATACTAAAGCCGAGCTGGAGCTCGTGAAAATGGCGGCAATCAAGGGTGGAGCTAGGACTGCTGTTGTCTGTAATCACTGggcagagggaggcagaggaGCCCTGGAGCTTGCTGACGCTGTCATCGCAGCTACTGAGGAGAGCAGCAACTTTGAGCTACTCTATGGACTGGAGTGCAGCATCGAGAAGAAAATAAGAACCATTGCGGAGAAGATGTACGGAGCTGGAGAGGTAGTGCTCAATGACAAGGTCAAGGGGGAGATCGAGGAGTACAAGAGACTGG
- the LOC135166727 gene encoding C-1-tetrahydrofolate synthase, cytoplasmic isoform X2: MATDVRGVVLSGTDLAKEIRDDLTKQVSSLRSKLPDYTPGLAIVQVGGREDSNVYIRMKIKAATEIGINATHVKLPNTTTEMELLSKLDKLNNDPATHGIIVQMPLDSVNRINSHLITDTVSPEKDVDGLNTINEGRVAIGDMTGFLPCTPNGCIELIKKSGVQIAGANAVVLGRSKIVGTPVAELLKWHNATVTVCHSRTRDLSKVVGQADILVVGIGQPEMVKGSWIKPGAVVIDCGINAIPDATKKSGQRLVGDVEYSTAKEVASYITPVPGGVGPMTVAMLMKNTVISAERAAQRLLSTTWNLKPLPLRPQTPVPSDIEISRGQEPKPIVSLAEEIGIFPNEISPYGSKKAKVSLRVLKRLQNQKNGKFVVVAGITPTPFGEGKSTTTLGLVQALTAHRNKNSIATLRQPSMGPTFGVKGGAAGGGYSQVIPMEEFNLHLTGDIHAVTAAHNLLAAQIDARWFHESTQTDKALYDRLVPVIKGVRKFSKIQLNRLIKLGIDKTDPNSLTEEEQSKFARLDIDPERITWPRVVDLNDRFLRKVTIGQSPTEKGRTRETNYRISVGSEIMAILALSTSVEDMKERLGKIVVGFSKAGVPLTAEDFGMTGAMAVLLRDAIEPNLMQSYEGTPVLVHTGPFANIAHGCSSIIADAIALKLVGPEGIVITEAGFGSDIGMEKFFDIKCRTSGHVPNAMVLVTTVRALKMHGGGPTVTPGAPLKKEYVEEHLDLVEKGLPNLLKHIENGNHFGVPVVVAINAHSSDTKAELELVKMAAIKGGARTAVVCNHWAEGGRGALELADAVIAATEESSNFELLYGLECSIEKKIRTIAEKMYGAGEVVLNDKVKGEIEEYKRLGYDKLPLCMAKTSNSLTGDPSVKGAPRGFPLEVNDIFVSTGAGFVVPMVGEIMMMPGLATRPAIYDMDWNNETDEIEGLF, encoded by the exons ATGGCGACAGATGTAAGAGGTGTTGTTCTCTCCGGAACTGATCTTGCCAA GGAAATTCGAGATGATCTGACAAAACAAGTATCATCCCTCCGTTCAAAATTACCGGACTACACTCCGGGTCTTGCCATTGTCCAGGTAGGTGGACGAGAAGACTCCAACGTCTACATCCGCATGAAGATCAAAGCGGCAACGGAAATCGGGATAAATGCTACTCACGTGAAATTACCGAATACCACCACCGAGATGGAATTGCTCAGTAAACTTGACAAATTGAACAACGATCCGGCTACTCACGGTATTATCGTCCAGATGCCCCTTGATAGCGTCAACAGGATCAACTCTCATCTCATCACAGATACGGTGTCACCTGAGAAGGACGTTGACGG GCTCAATACGATCAATGAGGGTCGAGTGGCGATCGGCGACATGACTGGCTTCCTCCCCTGTACTCCCAATGGATGCATCGAGCTCATAAAAAA AAGTGGAGTGCAAATTGCAGGAGCGAATGCTGTTGTCCTGGGGAGGTCTAAAATAGTGGGCACTCCAGTAGCTGAATTATTAAAGTGGCACAATGCCACCGTCACAGTGTGTCATTCCCGGACAAGGGACTTGTCCAAAGTG GTGGGTCAAGCTGACATCCTCGTCGTTGGAATTGGACAACCGGAGATGGTTAAAGGATCGTGGATCAAACCTGGAGCTGTTGTTATTGACTGTGGAATTAATGCTATTCCAg ACGCGACAAAAAAATCTGGTCAGCGTTTAGTTGGCGATGTGGAGTACTCCACAGCCAAGGAGGTCGCCTCCTACATTACTCCAGTCCCCGGGGGTGTTGGCCCCATGACAGTGGCTATGCTGATGAAGAACACAGTCATCTCCGCGGAACGTGCAGCCCAGCGTCTGCTGTCCACCACGTGGAATCTGAAGCCCTTGCCCCTGAGGCCACAAACACCAGTGCCCAGTGACATCGAGATCTCTAGAGGTCAAGAACCGAAGCCTATCGTCTCCCTCGCAGAGGAAATCGGCATTTTCCCGAACGAGATCAGTCCCTACGGCTCGAAGAAGGCAAAGGTGAGCCTTCGTGTACTTAAGCGCCTTCAGAACCAGAAGAATGGGAAATTCGTGGTGGTTGCAGGCATCACTCCGACGCCTTTCGGCGAGGGCAAGAGCACCACGACCTTGGGACTGGTACAGGCCCTCACAGCCCATCGCAACAAGAACTCTATCGCTACCTTGAGACAGCCGAGCATGGGCCCGACTTTCGGGGTCAAGGGGGGTGCAGCTGGCGGTGGATATTCTCAG GTAATTCCTATGGAGGAGTTCAACCTCCACCTGACCGGTGATATTCACGCGGTGACAGCTGCCCACAATCTCTTGGCAGCCCAAATCGACGCGAGATGGTTCCACGAGTCCACTCAGACCGATAAAGCTCTGTATGATCGTCTAGTTCCCGTCATCAAAGGCGTCAGGAAATTCTCCAAAATTCAGCTAAATCGCCTAATAAAATTGGGCATCGACAAAACCGATCCCAACAGCCTAACTGAGGAGGAGCAGTCAAAGTTCGCCAGATTGGATATAGATCCTGAAAGGATCACCTGGCCCAGAGTAGTCGATCTCAACGATCGCTTCTTGCGAAAG GTGACCATTGGCCAGAGTCCGACTGAAAAAGGTCGCACTCGAGAGACGAATTACCGTATCTCCGTGGGTTCCGAGATCATGGCAATTCTGGCGCTGTCCACCAGCGTCGAGGACATGAAGGAGAGACTGGGAAAGATCGTAGTTGGCTTCTCCAAGGCCGGTGTCCCCCTGACTGCCGAAGACTTCGGTATGACCGGTGCCATGGCAGTTCTCCTACGAGACGCCATCGAGCCCAACCTCATGCAGAGCTACGAAGGAACTCCGGTGCTGGTTCACACTGGACCCTTCGCCAACATCGCCCACGGATGCTCGTCGATAATAGCTGACGCCATAGCTCTCAAGCTCGTGGGACCCGAAGGCATTGTCATCACCGAGGCTGGCTTTGGCTCCGACATCGGAATGGAGAAATTCTTCGACATCAAGTGCAGGACCTCGGGTCACGTGCCCAACGCCATGGTCTTGGTGACGACAGTCAGAGCCTTGAAGATGCACGGGGGAGGTCCAACGGTGACACCTGGCGCACCTCTCAAGAAGGAATACGTGGAGGAGCATTTGGATCTCGTGGAGAAGGGCCTCCCAAATCTCCTCAAGCACATTGAGAATGGAAATCACTTTGGAGTTCCTGTTGTCGTTGCTATCAACGCACATTCTAGTGATACTAAAGCCGAGCTGGAGCTCGTGAAAATGGCGGCAATCAAGGGTGGAGCTAGGACTGCTGTTGTCTGTAATCACTGggcagagggaggcagaggaGCCCTGGAGCTTGCTGACGCTGTCATCGCAGCTACTGAGGAGAGCAGCAACTTTGAGCTACTCTATGGACTGGAGTGCAGCATCGAGAAGAAAATAAGAACCATTGCGGAGAAGATGTACGGAGCTGGAGAGGTAGTGCTCAATGACAAGGTCAAGGGGGAGATCGAGGAGTACAAGAGACTGG